The DNA sequence GCCGGAAGCAGCACCGTGGCCGTGATCGGCGGCGCGGAGATTTTCGCGCTGTTCCTGCCGCTGGCCGAATGGATCGAGCTGACCGAAGTGCACGGCAGCTATCCGGGCGATACCTTCATGCCGCCGCTCGGCCCCGAATGGCGCGAAGTGGCGCGCGAGGAACACGGCGAGCAGGACGGCAAGCCGGCCCATGCCTTCGTCACCCTGCGGCGGGACCAGTAGCCCCGCCATGGTCCGCCTCGATCACCGCCAGCCGATGCCCGAAGCCTTGCGCGGCGCGATCATCGCGCTCGGCAACTTCGACGGCTTCCACCTTGGCCATCAGGCCGTGGTCGGCGCCGCGCTCGACTGGGCTCGGCGCGAAGGCCGCCCGGCCATCGTCGCCACCTTCGATCCGCATCCCATGCGGCATTTCCATCCCGCTGCCGAACCCTTCCGGCTGACCACGCTCAACCAGCGGCAGGAACTGTTCGCTGCCGCCGGGGCCGATGCCATGCTGGTCTTCCACTTCGATGGCGAACTGGCCGGGATGCTGGCGGAAGACTTCGTCACCCGCCTGCTGTGCCAGCAGCTTGGCGCGGCCGGGGTGGTGACGGGGGAAGACTTCACCTTCGGCAAGGGGCGCGGCGGCAATGCCGATACCTTCGCCGCGCTGGGCATGGCGGCGCGCACGGTAAGTGCGGTGATCGACAGCGGCAGTGCCGTTTCATCCAGCCGCATCCGCGCGGCGCTGCAAAAAGGTGACTGCGCCGAGGCTGCACGCCTGCTGACCCGCCCCTTCACCGTCCGCGGTACGGTGCAGCACGGCGACAAGAACGGTCGGCTGCTCGGCTTTCCCACCGCCAATATCGACATGGGCGCCTACCTGCGCCCGCTTTACGGCATCTATGCCGTCCGTGGCCGCCTGCCCGGCGGGCGCGTGGTGCAAGGCGCGGCGAACCTTGGTGTGCGGCCCACCTTCGACCCGCCCAAGGAGCTGCTCGAACCCCATTTCTTCGACTTCGCCGAAGACCTCTACGGGCAGGAGATCGAGGTGGAGTTCCATCGCTTCCTGCGCGGCGAGGCTCGGTTTGACAGCCTTGACGAGCTGAAGGCGCAAATGGACCGCGATTGCGAGGCAGCCCGCGAGGCGCTGCGCTGAACCTGCCGCCCCAAGAGAAAATTGCGCAAACGCCCACCCCCCGCTAAGGCGCGGCGCATATGACCGAAAAGCGCGATTACCGATCGACCGTCTTCCTGCCGAAGACCGATTTCCCCATGAAGGCGGGCCTTCCCCAGAAGGAACCCGGCATTCTTGCGCGCTGGCAGGAACAGGGGCTGTACCAGAAGTTGCGCGAGGCCCGCGCGGGGCGTAAGAAGTTCATCCTTCACGATGGCCCGCCCTATGCCAATGGCGACATGCACATCGGCCACGCGCTCAACCATATCCTCAAGGACATGGTGGTCCGCACCCAGAGCCTGCTGGGCGAGGACGCGCCCTATGTGCCCGGCTGGGACTGCCACGGCCTGCCGATCGAATGGAAGGTCGAGGAGCAGTACCGCAAGAAGAAGCTCAACAAGGACGAGGTCGACCCGGTCGAGTTCCGCGCCGAATGCCGCGCCTATGCCAAGGGCTGGGTGGACCGCCAG is a window from the Novosphingobium sp. TH158 genome containing:
- a CDS encoding bifunctional riboflavin kinase/FAD synthetase translates to MVRLDHRQPMPEALRGAIIALGNFDGFHLGHQAVVGAALDWARREGRPAIVATFDPHPMRHFHPAAEPFRLTTLNQRQELFAAAGADAMLVFHFDGELAGMLAEDFVTRLLCQQLGAAGVVTGEDFTFGKGRGGNADTFAALGMAARTVSAVIDSGSAVSSSRIRAALQKGDCAEAARLLTRPFTVRGTVQHGDKNGRLLGFPTANIDMGAYLRPLYGIYAVRGRLPGGRVVQGAANLGVRPTFDPPKELLEPHFFDFAEDLYGQEIEVEFHRFLRGEARFDSLDELKAQMDRDCEAAREALR